A window of candidate division KSB1 bacterium genomic DNA:
TCGCGCACGGCAGCGGAGGTGGCCGGCGAAAGACAAGGCGCCTGGGGAACCCTGGTGGTGGAGCTTTCGCGGTCTCTGTACGGCGACTTACCGACGCCGTCACCGTTGGGCCAGGGAGGCAGCCCCTGGGCTTGCCGACCATGGGAGACGGAACGAATCTCGCTGGTGATCCGCACTCCGAGTGTGGCCGGGTTCCAGCTGAGGGCCAAGGGAGACAGTTACACGAATCCGGTCCCGGGCTACCCGTCGCTGGTCCTTCGAGCCGAGGTGAGCTACACCGACACCCTTTTTTCAGGCGACCTGCCCTGCCGCCTTTCGCTGCAGGTCGAAGGTTCGCGATGGATGCGCGGAGCGCTCCCCTCGGGAATCGCCCAGTTCCTCCCGTGGGATCGGCGGCCCTCACCCTACTGGGCGTTCACGGCTCTGATCTCGGCTCGATACCGGGACGCCCTTTTTTACGCCGAGCTGAGCTGGTGTCCACCCGGTCATCGAGAGATCTTGCCCGCGCTGGAGGCCGAGCCCCTTTGGGCCAGCTGGGGTGTCCGCGTAGTCCTGTGGGATTAGTACTGCCGGAGGTCACACGCTATGGACAGGGTTCGATGGGGACTGATTGGCTGCGGCGACATTGCGCGCAAGCGAGTGGCGCCGGCCTTGCGCGATTTGCCTTCCTGCGAACTCGTTGCCGTCGCGCGGGCACGGGCCGAGCTGGCGGAACGCTTCGCCCGCGAATTCGGGGCCAAGCGTTGGTATGCCCACTGGCAGGATCTGGTGGCCGACCCCGAGATCGAAGCGGTCTACATCGCGACCCCCGTGTACCTCCACGCCGAGCAAACGATCGCCGCGGCCCTGCAGGGCAAGCACGTATTGTGCGAAAAACCGCTGGCGTTGAACGTGGAGCAAGCCGAACGGATGCTGTCGGTCTGCAGGTCGAGGGGGGTGACACTCGGTGTGGCCTACTACCGGCGGTTTTACCCGGTGGTACGGCGCGTCAAGGAGCTTCTCGAGCAAGGAGCGATTGGCAAACCGATCCTGATCCAGATCAACGCGTTCGAGCGATTCAATCCCTCCCCCGGCGAGGAGCGCTACTGGCTCGTGCAGAAGGAGCTCGCCGGGGGAGGACCCATGTTCGACTTCGGATGCCACCGCATCGAAGTCATGCTTTACCTGTGCGGCCCGATGGTCGAAGTGCAGGGGCTCCACAGCCACGCCCTTTACCGCCGGGAAGTTGAGGATACCACCGTCGCCACATTCCGTTTTGCGGACGGCACCTGCGGGGTACTCTCCGTCACCCATGCTGCCCAGGAAGCTCAGGACACCCTCTCCATCTTCGGCAGCGAGGGATCCGTCCACGTACCCGTCCTCAATCAGGGGACTCTTTACCTGCGGAGCGCAGGGTCGGTGACGACAGAGTCGCACCCGCCGCACCCCAACGTCCACTTGCCTCTGATCGAGGACTTTGCGCAGGCGGTGCGCGAGGAACGGCCGCCCACCGTCCCCGGCGAAGTGGGCCTCGAAGTTGCGCGCATCGAAGAGCTCATCTACCAGCCCCTAAGCCGCCCTGCCGGGTAGGGCCGGGCCCGAACTAAGCGCTCCCGCTGAGCGCCGGTGGCCGCCTTTCGCAAAGCTTGCAAGCCTGCTCAGGATCGCAGGAGCTTGAGGAACTCCCGCATGAAGGCAGGATGATCCGGCCAGGCCCGCGAGGTCACCAGCTTCCCGTCGACGACGACCTCCTGATCCACGAACTTGGCCCCGGCTCCTTCCATGTCGGGCTTAAGAGCAGGATAAGCGGTAACCGTCTTGCCTTTGATCAGACCGTAGGCTGCCAGGACAAGCGGGGCATGGCAGATGGCGGCCACCGGTTTCCCGGCATCGAAGAAGTGCTTCACAATGCCGGGCAGCGCCGGGTCGTTACGGATCCACTCCGGCGCTCGTCCGCCCGGGATGACCAGGCCCGCGTACTCTTCCGGCTTGACGTCCTTGAATTCGAGATCCGCAGGGATCCGATAGCCGGGCTTCTCCGTGTAGGTCTCAAATCCGGGTTCGAAATCGTGAACCACCGCCTGGATGACCTTCTTTCGCGGCGCCGCAATGTGCACCTCGAATCCCTCTTCCTTGAGTCGCTGGTACGGGTACATCACCTCGAGCGACTCCGCAGCGTCACCCGTCACGATAAGGACTTTGGCCATGGCATCCTCCCTCGTTTGACTTTACTTCGCCCGTCTCCGTCCTGTAGACGAGAGGCCGACTACCGCAGGATCCATCGGAACGTGATGATCCCTTCCTGCTCCACCTGGGGCAGATTGGCCGGCAAGGGATTGAAGCGCCACTGCCGGAATGCCTCCAGGGTCAGCCTCTCCAGGGTCGCATCGCCCCCTTTCGTGACCAGTACCGCCGAGCCGACCAGTCCGGAAGGAAGCACCGTGAAACGAATCCGCACCACCGCGTCCTTGTTCAGGCCTTCGGGGTATTCCGGGATTACCTTGAAGAGAACCGTACGCTGAGCCGCCTCCCCTGTGATCGCGAAGCTCCCCCCACCTGCTATTCCTTCGGAAGGCGCCGTCTGGGCCGCTTCCCCCGTCGTCTCCCCCGGCCTCTCTGAGGGCACAGGGCCAACTTTACCCTCCCGCCACGAGCCCAGACGGTCGTCCACCGTCGCTCTGGGCTGCCCTTTGTCCCCCAGCTCGGGAGACGCCATCTCCAGACTCTCCGATGGCGAGAACTTCCCCTGTTCCGAGACGCGCAGCAGGGGCTCCTCCTCTTCGACCATTCGTCTTCGCGGCAAAGCGACCGGTTGCCCCCTCTCTTCCGTCCTCTCCGACTGAACCAGGCTTTGGGAGGGCGCCGGCTGGCCGCTCTTCGGGACGGTCAGGGCCGGAGGGGAACTCCCACCGGCTTCCGGAGCCGCGCTCACGAAGGCGACCTCGACAAAGCGAGGGACCGGGAACTCGAAGCGGATCCGAATCGCGGCGAAGAGAAGGAGAATGAGGGCGTGGATCAGCGCAGAAAGCGCCAGTGCGTAGCGCCCTTCCTTACCCCCCGTCACGGAACCGAGAACCCTCGCTCGAGCCATGGCTCACACTCCCGGGCGGGTCGCGATCAAGAAGCGGGTAGCGCCGGCCAGCTTCGCTGCGTCCACGACCTCGATCGTCCGTGCCAGGCTGAGGTCCTGATCCGCTTGGATCACAACCAGTTGGTCCGGGGCCTGAGCCAGAAGCCTCCGCACTTCAGCCCCAAGTTCGGCCAACAGCACCCGCCTTCCGTTGAGGAAGATTTCCTGATCCCGGGTCACGGTAATCACCAGTCGCTGTTCCACCGTGGGCTCTGCACTGACCGCTTTGGGCAGTTCCACCCGGATTCCCGGTTGAACCACGTACGAGCTGGACAAGAGGAAGAAGATCAGAAGCAGGAGCACGATATCCGTGAGGGAAATGGCTGAGAACGTAACAATGAGCCTACGCCGGGTTCTGAATTCCATGGACCCTCTCCTTCTCAAGGAGCATGTCGAGGATCTCGACCGAGCTTACCTGCATCTCGAACACGATCCGCTGCACTTTCCCTTCCAGCCAGTTGTAGAAGATCAACGCCGGGATGCCAA
This region includes:
- a CDS encoding Gfo/Idh/MocA family oxidoreductase; amino-acid sequence: MDRVRWGLIGCGDIARKRVAPALRDLPSCELVAVARARAELAERFAREFGAKRWYAHWQDLVADPEIEAVYIATPVYLHAEQTIAAALQGKHVLCEKPLALNVEQAERMLSVCRSRGVTLGVAYYRRFYPVVRRVKELLEQGAIGKPILIQINAFERFNPSPGEERYWLVQKELAGGGPMFDFGCHRIEVMLYLCGPMVEVQGLHSHALYRREVEDTTVATFRFADGTCGVLSVTHAAQEAQDTLSIFGSEGSVHVPVLNQGTLYLRSAGSVTTESHPPHPNVHLPLIEDFAQAVREERPPTVPGEVGLEVARIEELIYQPLSRPAG
- a CDS encoding DJ-1/PfpI family protein, which encodes MAKVLIVTGDAAESLEVMYPYQRLKEEGFEVHIAAPRKKVIQAVVHDFEPGFETYTEKPGYRIPADLEFKDVKPEEYAGLVIPGGRAPEWIRNDPALPGIVKHFFDAGKPVAAICHAPLVLAAYGLIKGKTVTAYPALKPDMEGAGAKFVDQEVVVDGKLVTSRAWPDHPAFMREFLKLLRS
- a CDS encoding energy transducer TonB, with protein sequence MARARVLGSVTGGKEGRYALALSALIHALILLLFAAIRIRFEFPVPRFVEVAFVSAAPEAGGSSPPALTVPKSGQPAPSQSLVQSERTEERGQPVALPRRRMVEEEEPLLRVSEQGKFSPSESLEMASPELGDKGQPRATVDDRLGSWREGKVGPVPSERPGETTGEAAQTAPSEGIAGGGSFAITGEAAQRTVLFKVIPEYPEGLNKDAVVRIRFTVLPSGLVGSAVLVTKGGDATLERLTLEAFRQWRFNPLPANLPQVEQEGIITFRWILR
- a CDS encoding biopolymer transporter ExbD, whose protein sequence is MEFRTRRRLIVTFSAISLTDIVLLLLIFFLLSSSYVVQPGIRVELPKAVSAEPTVEQRLVITVTRDQEIFLNGRRVLLAELGAEVRRLLAQAPDQLVVIQADQDLSLARTIEVVDAAKLAGATRFLIATRPGV